The DNA region ATCCCCCAAACAACGGCATGGAGTTTGCTCCGCAAACTCCCAAGTGGATCGGCACCGCCGAGCCGCATTGACCCTGGCCGCTGTCCCCCCTACAATAGAAGTATGGCATTAAACTGCGGCATTGTGGGACTCCCCAACGTGGGCAAGTCCACCATCTTTTCGGCCCTCAGCTCCGCCCCGGCGGAGGCGGCTAATTATCCCTTTTGCACCATTAACCCCAACGTGGGCATCGTGGATGTGCCGGACCAGCGGCTTGCCCAGCTCAGTGCGCTCTTTAAGCCCGCGCGAACTATCCCCGCAGCCGTGGAGTTCGTGGACATCGCCGGCCTTGTGCAGGGTGCGTCTAAGGGGGAGGGCCTGGGCAACCAGTTCCTGTCCCACATCCGGGAGGTGGGGGTCATCGCCCAGGTGGTCCGCTGCTTTGACGACCCCGACATCGTCCATGTGGCCAACAAGGTCGATAGCGACGCGGACATGGAGGTCATCAACATCGAGCTGGCCCTGGCCGACCTGGAGACCCTAGCCAAGCGCCGGGAGCGGGCGGACCGGGCCCTGCGGACCCAGGGCAAGGCGGAGCAGAAGGGCGCCGAAACGGTGCTGGCCGCCCTGGACAAGATAGGCCCCCTCCTGGAGCAGGGGAAGAGCGCCCGCGCTGCGGTTTTGAGTGATGATGAGCGGGCCGCGATCTACGACTGCCACTTTATCACCGCCAAACCCCAGCTCTATGTGTGCAATGTTGATGAAGCCACCATGCGGGCCCTCGGCGCCGGCCAGGGCGGCAATGCCCACATCGAGGCAGTGCAGCGCCGTGCCGCCGCCGAGGGCTCCGAGGCAGTGGTCATCTGCGGCAAATTCGAGGCGGAACTGGCGGACATCGACGACCTCGCAGAGAAGCTGGCCTTCCTGGAAGAGCTGGGCCTGGCCGAGTCCGGCCTGGGCGCCCTGGTCCATGCCGCGTACCGGCGCCTGGGCCTGCGGACCTTCTTCACCGCCGGCGCCGATGAGTGCCGCGCCTGGACCATTCACGCCGGGGACACGGCGCCCAAGGCCGCCGGGGTCATTCACACGGACTTCGAGAAGGGCTTCATCAAAGCCGAGGTGTATTCCTACGACGATATCATCCAGTACGGCACCGAGGCGAAGATCAAGGAAGC from Treponema primitia ZAS-2 includes:
- the ychF gene encoding redox-regulated ATPase YchF, whose protein sequence is MALNCGIVGLPNVGKSTIFSALSSAPAEAANYPFCTINPNVGIVDVPDQRLAQLSALFKPARTIPAAVEFVDIAGLVQGASKGEGLGNQFLSHIREVGVIAQVVRCFDDPDIVHVANKVDSDADMEVINIELALADLETLAKRRERADRALRTQGKAEQKGAETVLAALDKIGPLLEQGKSARAAVLSDDERAAIYDCHFITAKPQLYVCNVDEATMRALGAGQGGNAHIEAVQRRAAAEGSEAVVICGKFEAELADIDDLAEKLAFLEELGLAESGLGALVHAAYRRLGLRTFFTAGADECRAWTIHAGDTAPKAAGVIHTDFEKGFIKAEVYSYDDIIQYGTEAKIKEAGKYRIEGKEYLVRDGDVVFFKFNV